The Synechococcus sp. RS9916 DNA segment CTGGCCCATCAGGTATCTCCAGGCTTAATCACCCGCACAGCGCTGGCACGCAGACGCCCGGTCTTGGTGGTGGCCGGAGGCTTCTTCGCTGCAGGTTTCTTGGCCGCAGGCTTCTTGGCTGCGGGTTTCTTGGCGGTGGTGGACTTTTTACGGGAGGTCTTCTTGGCAGCAGCTTTGGCCTCCAGCAATTCGACCGCCTCCGCCAGGGTGATGTCATCCGCTGTTTTGCCCTCAGGCAACGACGCATTGACCTTGCCCTGCTTCACATAGAGGCCGTAGGGACCGTCGTACACCTGGATCGTCTCGTCACTGCCCTCCGGCTTTCCGAGATCTTTAAGGGCCGTGCGGCCACCACGGCCTCGCTTCGGCATCGCCAGCAACTCGAGGGCACGACTGAGGCCCACCGCCAGCACATCGTCGTCGCCCTTCAGGGAACGGTAATCCTTTTCGCCCTTGCCCTTGTCCCACACCACATAGGGACCAAAACGGCCGAGGCCGGCCTGCACCTTGCCGCCATCAGGGTGCTCACCGAGCAGGCGGGGAAGGCGCAGCAGCCCCAGCGCATCATCCAGGCTGAGGTCTTCCGGTTTCACGCCCTTGGGCAGAGAAGCCCGCTTGGGCTTGGGATTCTCATCACTGACCTGGCCGCGCTGCACATAGGGGCCGTACTGGCCAAACAGCAGGTAGACCAGATCACCGGTTTCAGGGTCCTCGCCAAGAGCTTCTGGGCCATCCGCCTTCTGCTTCAGGATCAGCTCAGCCTTCTCCGCATCGAGGTCAGCCGGGGTGATTTCGCGCGGGAGGGTGGCCTTCAGCAGCTCCTCTTCCCCGTCTTCACCGACGCGCTTCGACTCCAGGTAGGCCCCGAAGCGACCGATGCGCACCACGCAGGGCAACCCCTCGAGATCAACGGTGCGCGACGCACCGGCATCGATATCCCCCTCACGCTGCTGCACCTGGTGTTCCAGGCCCTCATCACCTTTGTAGAAGCCCTCGAGGTAAGGCAGCCATTGCACCTGGCCGTGGGAGATCTCGTCGAGGGTGTTCTCCATCCGGGCGGTGAAGCCGGGGTCCACCAGATCCGGGAAATGCTCCTCCAGCAGCGAGGTCACAGCAAAGGCCGTGAAGCTGGGGGTCAGCGCGTTGCTCTGCAACGTGGCGTACCCACGATCCACAATCGTGCCGATGATGCTGGCGTAGGTGGAGGGACGTCCGATCCCTTCCTTCTCCAGCATTTTCACGAGCGAAGCTTCGCTGAAACGCGCTGGAGGCTGGGTCTGGTGACCAAGAGCCTCCACCTCCTGCGGGCTTGGTGAATCACCGGCTTTCAAAGCCGGCAGAAGCACTTCCTGCCCTTCCAGAGCCGCATCAGGATCGTCACTGCCTTCCACGTAGGCCCGGAAGAAGCCTGGAAAATCGATGCGCTTGCCGTTCGCCCGGAAACGGGCATCTGCAACGGCCAGATCCACGGACATCATCGTGAGCCGCGCTTCGGCCATCTGGCTGGCGACCGTGCGCTTCCAGATCAGTTCGTACAACGACAGATCGCGGCCATCGAGACCTGTTTCTGAGGGTGCACGAAAGCTTTCACCAGCAGGGCGAATCGCCTCGTGAGCCTCCTGGGCGTTGCGGGCCTTGGTGCTGAATTGACGCGCGGTCTTGCTCAGATACTCCTTGCCGTAACGGGACTGCACACAGCTGCGGGCGGCGCTGATGGCCTGATCCGACAGATGAACGGAGTCCGTTCGCATGTAGGTGATGAAGCCACGTTCATACAGACCCTGAGCGCAGCGCATGGTCTCGCGCGCCGACAGACGCAGCTTGCGGTTGGCCTCCTGCTGCAGGGTGCTGGTAGTGAAGGGCGGCACCGGCCGGCGCACGGTCGGCTTTTCTTCCACCGACTCCACCTGCCACTCCGCGCTGCGCACGGTGTCGGCAAGTTTGCGGGCTTCGTCTTCACTCAGCAGACGAACCGCACTGCCCTGCTTCAGGGCACCGGTGGTTTCGTCGAAATCATTGCCGGTGGCAATTTTCTGACCACCAAGATGACTGAGTTTGGCGTCGAAGTTGCTGCCGGCATGGGCCAAGTGGGCCTTCAGGTCCCAGTAGCTGCCACTGCGGAAGGCCCGACGGGCCCTCTCCCGTTGCACCAGCAAACGCACAGCCACGGACT contains these protein-coding regions:
- the topA gene encoding type I DNA topoisomerase codes for the protein MANTLVIVESPTKARTIRGFLPKGYRVEASMGHVRDLPNNASEIPAAHKGQKWANLGVNTEADFEPLYVVPKDKKKVVRELKDALKGVDQLLLATDEDREGESISWHLLQLLAPKVPVKRMVFHEITKEAISRALDDTRELDMELVHAQETRRILDRLVGYTLSPLLWKKVAWGLSAGRVQSVAVRLLVQRERARRAFRSGSYWDLKAHLAHAGSNFDAKLSHLGGQKIATGNDFDETTGALKQGSAVRLLSEDEARKLADTVRSAEWQVESVEEKPTVRRPVPPFTTSTLQQEANRKLRLSARETMRCAQGLYERGFITYMRTDSVHLSDQAISAARSCVQSRYGKEYLSKTARQFSTKARNAQEAHEAIRPAGESFRAPSETGLDGRDLSLYELIWKRTVASQMAEARLTMMSVDLAVADARFRANGKRIDFPGFFRAYVEGSDDPDAALEGQEVLLPALKAGDSPSPQEVEALGHQTQPPARFSEASLVKMLEKEGIGRPSTYASIIGTIVDRGYATLQSNALTPSFTAFAVTSLLEEHFPDLVDPGFTARMENTLDEISHGQVQWLPYLEGFYKGDEGLEHQVQQREGDIDAGASRTVDLEGLPCVVRIGRFGAYLESKRVGEDGEEELLKATLPREITPADLDAEKAELILKQKADGPEALGEDPETGDLVYLLFGQYGPYVQRGQVSDENPKPKRASLPKGVKPEDLSLDDALGLLRLPRLLGEHPDGGKVQAGLGRFGPYVVWDKGKGEKDYRSLKGDDDVLAVGLSRALELLAMPKRGRGGRTALKDLGKPEGSDETIQVYDGPYGLYVKQGKVNASLPEGKTADDITLAEAVELLEAKAAAKKTSRKKSTTAKKPAAKKPAAKKPAAKKPPATTKTGRLRASAVRVIKPGDT